A single window of Candidatus Cloacimonadota bacterium DNA harbors:
- the pssA gene encoding CDP-diacylglycerol--serine O-phosphatidyltransferase: MANKWNKYKILIPNSFTALSLILGLIALQLIFEGEFEKAAWLIAVSMVCDFLDGKIARMLDAMSKFGATFDTLADFVAFGVVPGFLAYKSSLYQIKIVGFIVVVFYVFAGGYRLVRFTHSNINPTKKHPFIGLPIPAAAGTISSFIIVNFYLWNQVKSPDILLAVVFISAILMISKIEYLPLDKGHKFTKETKLFISLGILSAIAAFWYPYIIFIGWIIIYILYGIIRHIILAAKKQQK; this comes from the coding sequence ATGGCGAATAAATGGAATAAATACAAAATCCTGATCCCAAACAGTTTTACAGCACTAAGTTTAATTTTGGGATTAATTGCTCTGCAGCTAATTTTTGAAGGTGAATTTGAAAAAGCAGCCTGGCTGATTGCCGTTTCAATGGTTTGTGACTTCCTGGATGGTAAAATTGCCCGGATGCTGGATGCTATGAGTAAGTTTGGTGCTACTTTTGATACACTGGCGGATTTTGTCGCTTTTGGAGTCGTGCCGGGATTTCTGGCTTACAAATCTTCTCTTTACCAGATTAAAATTGTAGGTTTCATTGTTGTTGTTTTTTACGTCTTTGCCGGCGGATATCGGCTGGTTCGCTTTACACATTCAAATATAAATCCAACCAAAAAACACCCCTTTATTGGCTTACCAATTCCAGCTGCTGCGGGAACGATTTCATCTTTCATAATTGTAAATTTCTACCTTTGGAATCAAGTAAAATCACCAGATATTTTATTGGCTGTTGTATTCATTTCTGCCATTTTGATGATCAGTAAAATCGAGTATTTACCACTGGATAAAGGGCATAAATTTACCAAAGAAACCAAGCTTTTTATCAGCTTGGGAATTCTCAGTGCGATAGCAGCGTTTTGGTATCCATACATCATTTTTATTGGATGGATAATAATCTATATTTTGTATGGGATTATTCGTCATATTATATTAGCAGCAAAGAAGCAGCAAAAATAA